One genomic region from Pongo abelii isolate AG06213 chromosome 4, NHGRI_mPonAbe1-v2.0_pri, whole genome shotgun sequence encodes:
- the WNT8A gene encoding protein Wnt-8a isoform X2 gives MGKLFMLWAALGICCATFSASAWSVNNFLITGPKAYLTYTTSVALGAQSGIEECKFQFAWERWNCPENALQLSTHNRLRSATRETSFIHAISSAGVMYIITKNCSMGDFENCGCDGSKNGKTGGHGWIWGGCSDNVEFGERISKLFVDSLEKGKDARALMNLHNNRAGRLAVRATMKRTCKCHGISGSCSIQTCWLQLADFREMGDYLKAKYDQALKIEMDKRQLRAGNSAEGHWVPAQAFLPSAEAELIFLEESPDYCTCNSSLGIYGTEGRECLQNSHNTSRWERRSCGRLCTECGLQVEERKTEVISSCNCKFQWCCTVKCDQCRHVVSKYYCTRSPGSAQSLGKGSA, from the exons ATGGGGAAACTGTTTATGCTCTGGGCAGCTCTGGGCATATGCTGTGCTACATTCAGTGCCTCTGCCTG GTCAGTGAACAATTTCCTGATAACAGGTCCCAAG GCCTATCTGACCTATACGACTAGCGTGGCCTTAGGTGCCCAGAGTGGCATCGAGGAGTGCAAGTTCCAGTTTGCTTGGGAACGCTGGAACTGCCCTGAAAATGCTCTTCAGCTCTCCACCCACAACAGGCTGAGAAGTG cTACCAGAGAGACTTCCTTCATACATGCTATCAGCTCTGCTGGAGTCATGTACATCATCACCAAGAACTGTAGCATGGGTGACTTCGAAAACTGTGGCTGTGATGggtcaaaaaatggaaaaacag GAGGCCATGGCTGGATCTGGGGAGGCTGCAGCGACAATGTGGAATTTGGGGAAAGGATCTCCAAACTCTTTGTGGACAGTTTGGAGAAGGGAAAGGATGCCAGAGCCCTGATGAATCTTCACAACAACAGGGCCGGCAGACTG GCAGTGAGAGCTACCATGAAAAGGACATGCAAATGTCATGGCATCTCTGGGAGCTGCAGCATACAGACGTGCTGGCTGCAGCTGGCTGACTTCCGGGAGATGGGCGACTACCTAAAGGCCAAGTACGACCAGGCGCTGAAAATTGAAATGGATAAGCGGCAGCTGAGAGCTGGGAACAGCGCCGAGGGCCACTGGGTGCCCGCTCAGGCCTTCCTTCCTAGCGCAGAGGCGGAACTGATCTTTTTAGAGGAATCACCAGATTACTGTACCtgcaattccagcctgggcatctaTGGCACAGAGGGTCGTGAGTGCCTACAGAACAGCCACAACACATCCAGGTGGGAGCGACGTAGCTGTGGGCGCCTGTGCACTGAGTGTGGGCTGCAGGTGGAAGAGAGGAAAACTGAGGTCATAAGCAGCTGTAACTGCAAATTCCAGTGGTGCTGTACGGTCAAGTGTGACCAGTGTAGGCATGTGGTGAGCAAGTATTACTGCACACGCTCCCCAGGCAGTGCCCAGTCCCTGGGTAAGGGCAGTGCCTGA
- the WNT8A gene encoding protein Wnt-8a isoform X3, whose protein sequence is MLCYIQCLCLVSPFPTLTPCQGGPHCLIPIHLCLPFSLFGRSVNNFLITGPKAYLTYTTSVALGAQSGIEECKFQFAWERWNCPENALQLSTHNRLRSATRETSFIHAISSAGVMYIITKNCSMGDFENCGCDGSKNGKTGGHGWIWGGCSDNVEFGERISKLFVDSLEKGKDARALMNLHNNRAGRLAVRATMKRTCKCHGISGSCSIQTCWLQLADFREMGDYLKAKYDQALKIEMDKRQLRAGNSAEGHWVPAQAFLPSAEAELIFLEESPDYCTCNSSLGIYGTEGRECLQNSHNTSRWERRSCGRLCTECGLQVEERKTEVISSCNCKFQWCCTVKCDQCRHVTMSNPAVLLGIRRIEAKNERVLFRLLKISLWLQIYADK, encoded by the exons ATGCTGTGCTACATTCAGTGCCTCTGCCTGGTAAGTCCTTTCCCAACCCTCACTCCTTGCCAAGGAGGCCCCCATTGTCTCATCCCcattcacctctgcctccctttttctctttttggtagGTCAGTGAACAATTTCCTGATAACAGGTCCCAAG GCCTATCTGACCTATACGACTAGCGTGGCCTTAGGTGCCCAGAGTGGCATCGAGGAGTGCAAGTTCCAGTTTGCTTGGGAACGCTGGAACTGCCCTGAAAATGCTCTTCAGCTCTCCACCCACAACAGGCTGAGAAGTG cTACCAGAGAGACTTCCTTCATACATGCTATCAGCTCTGCTGGAGTCATGTACATCATCACCAAGAACTGTAGCATGGGTGACTTCGAAAACTGTGGCTGTGATGggtcaaaaaatggaaaaacag GAGGCCATGGCTGGATCTGGGGAGGCTGCAGCGACAATGTGGAATTTGGGGAAAGGATCTCCAAACTCTTTGTGGACAGTTTGGAGAAGGGAAAGGATGCCAGAGCCCTGATGAATCTTCACAACAACAGGGCCGGCAGACTG GCAGTGAGAGCTACCATGAAAAGGACATGCAAATGTCATGGCATCTCTGGGAGCTGCAGCATACAGACGTGCTGGCTGCAGCTGGCTGACTTCCGGGAGATGGGCGACTACCTAAAGGCCAAGTACGACCAGGCGCTGAAAATTGAAATGGATAAGCGGCAGCTGAGAGCTGGGAACAGCGCCGAGGGCCACTGGGTGCCCGCTCAGGCCTTCCTTCCTAGCGCAGAGGCGGAACTGATCTTTTTAGAGGAATCACCAGATTACTGTACCtgcaattccagcctgggcatctaTGGCACAGAGGGTCGTGAGTGCCTACAGAACAGCCACAACACATCCAGGTGGGAGCGACGTAGCTGTGGGCGCCTGTGCACTGAGTGTGGGCTGCAGGTGGAAGAGAGGAAAACTGAGGTCATAAGCAGCTGTAACTGCAAATTCCAGTGGTGCTGTACGGTCAAGTGTGACCAGTGTAGGCATGTG ACCATGTCCAACCCAGCTGTGCTGCTGGGAATCAGGAGAATAGAAGCAAAAAATGAAAGAGTTCTGTTCAGACTTCTGAAGATCAGCCTGTGGCTACAAATCTATGCAGATAAATGA
- the WNT8A gene encoding protein Wnt-8a isoform X1: protein MLCYIQCLCLVSPFPTLTPCQGGPHCLIPIHLCLPFSLFGRSVNNFLITGPKAYLTYTTSVALGAQSGIEECKFQFAWERWNCPENALQLSTHNRLRSATRETSFIHAISSAGVMYIITKNCSMGDFENCGCDGSKNGKTGGHGWIWGGCSDNVEFGERISKLFVDSLEKGKDARALMNLHNNRAGRLAVRATMKRTCKCHGISGSCSIQTCWLQLADFREMGDYLKAKYDQALKIEMDKRQLRAGNSAEGHWVPAQAFLPSAEAELIFLEESPDYCTCNSSLGIYGTEGRECLQNSHNTSRWERRSCGRLCTECGLQVEERKTEVISSCNCKFQWCCTVKCDQCRHVVSKYYCTRSPGSAQSLGKGSA from the exons ATGCTGTGCTACATTCAGTGCCTCTGCCTGGTAAGTCCTTTCCCAACCCTCACTCCTTGCCAAGGAGGCCCCCATTGTCTCATCCCcattcacctctgcctccctttttctctttttggtagGTCAGTGAACAATTTCCTGATAACAGGTCCCAAG GCCTATCTGACCTATACGACTAGCGTGGCCTTAGGTGCCCAGAGTGGCATCGAGGAGTGCAAGTTCCAGTTTGCTTGGGAACGCTGGAACTGCCCTGAAAATGCTCTTCAGCTCTCCACCCACAACAGGCTGAGAAGTG cTACCAGAGAGACTTCCTTCATACATGCTATCAGCTCTGCTGGAGTCATGTACATCATCACCAAGAACTGTAGCATGGGTGACTTCGAAAACTGTGGCTGTGATGggtcaaaaaatggaaaaacag GAGGCCATGGCTGGATCTGGGGAGGCTGCAGCGACAATGTGGAATTTGGGGAAAGGATCTCCAAACTCTTTGTGGACAGTTTGGAGAAGGGAAAGGATGCCAGAGCCCTGATGAATCTTCACAACAACAGGGCCGGCAGACTG GCAGTGAGAGCTACCATGAAAAGGACATGCAAATGTCATGGCATCTCTGGGAGCTGCAGCATACAGACGTGCTGGCTGCAGCTGGCTGACTTCCGGGAGATGGGCGACTACCTAAAGGCCAAGTACGACCAGGCGCTGAAAATTGAAATGGATAAGCGGCAGCTGAGAGCTGGGAACAGCGCCGAGGGCCACTGGGTGCCCGCTCAGGCCTTCCTTCCTAGCGCAGAGGCGGAACTGATCTTTTTAGAGGAATCACCAGATTACTGTACCtgcaattccagcctgggcatctaTGGCACAGAGGGTCGTGAGTGCCTACAGAACAGCCACAACACATCCAGGTGGGAGCGACGTAGCTGTGGGCGCCTGTGCACTGAGTGTGGGCTGCAGGTGGAAGAGAGGAAAACTGAGGTCATAAGCAGCTGTAACTGCAAATTCCAGTGGTGCTGTACGGTCAAGTGTGACCAGTGTAGGCATGTGGTGAGCAAGTATTACTGCACACGCTCCCCAGGCAGTGCCCAGTCCCTGGGTAAGGGCAGTGCCTGA